The following proteins are encoded in a genomic region of Planococcus lenghuensis:
- the acpS gene encoding holo-ACP synthase → MVTGIGLDIVELKRIRELNGRSAKLRERVLTPRELEEYAAVPVIRQAEFLAGRFAAKEAFAKALGTGIGRSCSFQDIEIRKNTEGKPHVVFKQQAIGLLSITHTHDYAAAQVLLQSSEGWE, encoded by the coding sequence GTGGTTACCGGGATTGGTCTTGATATTGTCGAACTTAAACGCATCCGAGAGCTGAATGGGCGGTCCGCCAAACTGCGGGAACGGGTGCTCACGCCAAGGGAACTGGAAGAATATGCTGCAGTTCCTGTCATCAGACAGGCGGAATTCCTTGCAGGTCGGTTTGCTGCAAAAGAAGCGTTCGCCAAAGCACTTGGGACCGGAATTGGCAGAAGCTGCTCATTTCAGGATATTGAAATTCGGAAAAACACGGAAGGAAAGCCGCATGTCGTGTTCAAACAGCAGGCAATCGGACTCCTTTCCATTACACATACACATGACTATGCAGCAGCTCAGGTGCTGCTGCAGTCTTCGGAAGGCTGGGAATGA